From a single Carassius carassius chromosome 8, fCarCar2.1, whole genome shotgun sequence genomic region:
- the LOC132144734 gene encoding small integral membrane protein 12-like yields MWPVILTAMRTYAPYVTFPVAFVVGAVGYHLEWFIRGTPNAPGEERGIAELREDRKLEELTGQDSTQVLSLKDKLEFTPRAVLDRNRPEKS; encoded by the coding sequence ATGTGGCCGGTGATCTTGACTGCCATGCGCACTTATGCGCCCTATGTGACCTTCCCAGTGGCCTTTGTGGTGGGAGCTGTTGGATACCACCTTGAGTGGTTTATCCGGGGAACTCCTAACGCCCCAGGAGAAGAGAGGGGCATTGCAGAGCTACGGGAGGATAGGAAATTAGAGGAACTTACCGGTCAGGACAGCACACAGGTCCTCAGCCTCAAGGACAAACTGGAATTCACACCAAGAGCAGTGCTGGACAGAAACCGACCGGAGAAGAGCTAA
- the LOC132145438 gene encoding peflin-like, with protein MSYQYGQGYSGAGGSAPQYHPPPGAPYGGSPAGVQYGSPYGGASPGQQYGGGAPYGSYGQPGPRAPYGGGQAPGSPYGGYGQPQGGPYCQQAPAGNIPPGVNPEAYQWFCSVDTDRSGYINPKELKQALMNSNNSSFNDETCLMMLNMFDKTKTGRVDVFGFSALWTFLQQWRVIFQQFDRDRSGSINSNEMHQALSQMGYNLSPQFIQQLVNRYSAPGVNGVLQLDRFIQVCTQLQSMTQAFREKDTAMTGNVRMSYEDFLSGAITRLM; from the exons ATGAGTTATCAATACGGACAG ggttatTCGGGCGCAGGTGGTAGCGCTCCCCAATACCACCCTCCTCCAGGGGCACCGTATGGAGGGAGTCCCGCTGGTGTACAGTATGGTTCACCTTATGGTGGAGCCTCTCCAGGGCAACAGTATGGTGGAGGGGCTCCATATGGGTCTTATGGTCAGCCTGGTCCAAGAGCACCATACGGTGGGGGCCAAGCTCCAGGAAGTCCTTACGGAGGCTATGGACAACCTCAGGGAGGACCATATTGTCAGCAGGCACCTGCAG gTAACATTCCTCCTGGAGTGAACCCTGAGGCCTACCAGTGGTTTTGTTCTGTGGATACAGATCGTAGTGGCTACATTAACCCAAAAGAACTGAAGCAAGCACTCATGAATTCCAACAACTCCTCTTTCAATGACGAAACCTGCTTGATGATGCTCA ATATGTTTGACAAGACCAAAACGGGACGTGTAGATGTATTTGGTTTCTCTGCACTGTGGACGTTTCTGCAGCAGTGGAGGGTAATATTCCAACAGTTTGACCGCGACCGATCCGGATCAATTAACAGCAATGAGATGCACCAGG CATTATCTCAGATGGGCTACAATCTGAGTCCTCAGTTCATTCAGCAGCTGGTGAACCGTTACTCTGCGCCGGGTGTAAACGGTGTGCTCCAGTTGGACCGTTTCATTCAGGTGTGCACGCAGCTTCAGAGCATGACCCAAGCATTCCGCGAGAAAGACACCGCCATGACTGGCAATGTGAGGATGAGTTACGAAGACTTCCTTTCTGGTGCAATTACCAGACTGATGTGA
- the LOC132145439 gene encoding gap junction beta-4 protein-like, which yields MNWLSLQVLLGGVSQYSTVFGRVWLSVVFIFRVLVFVVAAQQVWTDEQKDFICNTEQPGCNNVCYDNFFPISHIRLWALQIIFVTCPSLMVLAHVKYRELRDQKYTNVHKGEHLYANPGKKRGGLWYTYILSLVFRAGFDAGFLYILYIIYQFDMPKLTKCSVEPCPNTVDCYISHPTEKKIFTLFMVVTSSVCIFVCICEIFYLITKKVHKCLLRKQELNPVRKPNYIRVDPTASSNKNFSKYEEEVFSRLLYEYFS from the coding sequence ATGAACTGGTTGTCCCTACAGGTCTTGCTTGGCGGTGTTAGCCAGTACTCCACAGTCTTTGGACGTGTCTGGCTATCTGTGGTGTTTATCTTCCGTGTCCTGGTGTTTGTGGTGGCTGCTCAGCAGGTGTGGACTGATGAACAGAAAGACTTCATCTGCAACACTGAACAGCCGGGTTGTAATAACGTTTGCTATGACAATTTTTTCCCGATCTCCCACATCCGTCTATGGGCTCTCCAGATCATTTTTGTCACTTGTCCATCTCTCATGGTGCTCGCTCACGTCAAGTATCGTGAATTGAGGGATCAAAAGTACACCAATGTTCACAAGGGTGAACACCTGTACGCCAACCCAGGGAAGAAGCGTGGAGGGTTGTGGTACACCTACATACTCAGCCTGGTTTTCAGAGCCGGCTTTGATGCAGGCTTCCTTTATATTTTGTACATAATTTATCAATTCGACATGCCAAAACTCACAAAATGTTCTGTGGAACCTTGTCCAAATACAGTTGACTGCTACATCTCCCATCcaacagaaaagaaaatatttaccCTCTTTATGGTGGTCACCTCTTCGGTTTGCATCTTCGTGTGTATCTGTGAGATTTTCTATCTGATTACCAAAAAAGTTCACAAGTGCCTTCTCAGAAAGCAAGAACTGAATCCCGTCAGAAAGCCCAATTACATTCGGGTCGATCCTACAGCCTCATCAAACAAGAATTTCAGCAAATATGAAGAGGAAGTTTTTTCAAGATTGCTATATGAATACTTCTCTTGA